The following are encoded together in the Penaeus chinensis breed Huanghai No. 1 chromosome 20, ASM1920278v2, whole genome shotgun sequence genome:
- the LOC125036141 gene encoding uncharacterized protein DDB_G0290685-like, whose product MKGLAVGTFLLVVAVVIYTQPKLTEAKESHGSCSRGGGSRAGSCVDGAGAGADRRTRLTGHNKQTQEGKYAKSVESRKLKRENPGDRREEKIVGNKRKGEVKEAKSRRGKGKKDKYGGKKAKENKWTKNKDKQHARKVNNGQNRGVKGTEERKRKEKRATKNEKKAEETKKKESLKGKTNKARKNEKIEEENKTNGLKHEGKKATGQQADSQSKENGTPASEGVTEPKIDSLTMPTNPENNEEIQDISKGNLQNEGGKGANDARRIYKPSLLSVAMEFDSSEMEEYEELEAHGIENGVTRGEEAFDGRKKMKKSVDKDAGKSDKDGNDTDEDDKNGGTESDIHGSPGKGGNNENEDENVTNSETPKDETNESQNTSQGNENSETNENSGAKELNSNQDNPEANEGNSETHKDNSEANEGNPEANKDNSEANEDNSEANKDNSETNVDNSEANKDNSETHKDNREANEDNSETNKKNSQANMDNSQDTETTTGDAKDTKGESKHHDNEGNRDDNLITKDEEVRKIDAGYMLHVGAEFDSSQMEENLE is encoded by the exons ATGAAAGGACTGGCCGTTGGGACGTTTCTGCTGGTGGTTGCTGTGGTTATTTACACGCAACCGAAGCTG aCGGAGGCCAAGGAATCTCACGGAAGCTGCTCAAGAGGAGGAGGATCTCGCGCCGGATCTTGCGTTgatg GTGCAGGAGCCGGAGCAGACAGGCGGACGCGGCTGACAGgacacaataaacaaacacaggaaGGAAAATATGCTAAATCCGTGGAAAGCCGAAAGCTCAAGAGAGAAAAcccaggagacaggagagaggagaaaatagttgggaataagagaaagggagaggtaaaggaggcAAAGtctagaagggggaagggaaagaaggataaatacggagggaagaaagcaaaggagaacAAATGGACGAAGAACAAGGACAAACAACACGCGAGGAAGGTTAATAATGGCCAAAATCGAGGAGTGAAAGGCACagaagaacgaaagaggaaggagaagagagccacgaagaacgaaaaaaaagcagaagagacaaagaagaaagaatcaCTAAAAGGGAAGACCAATAAAGCAAGGAAGAACGAAAAaatcgaagaagaaaacaaaaccaatGGACTAAAACATGAAGGAAAAAAGGCTACAGGTCAACAGGCCGACTCtcaaagcaaagaaaacggaactcCGGCTAGTGAAGGGGTAACTGAACCAAAAATCGATTCTTTGACGATGCCCACTAACCCAGAGAATAACGAAGAGATCCAAGACATTTCGAAAGGGAATCTGcaaaacgaaggagggaaaggtgcaAATGATGCCCGTAGAATATACAAACCAAGTCTCCTGTCAGTGGCTATGGAATTCGACTCATCTGAAATGGAAGAATATGAAGAACTCGAAGCGCACGGCATAGAAAACGGGGTGACCAGAGGCGAGGAGGCCTTCGACggcagaaagaaaatgaaaaaatccgTAGATAAGGATGCAGGGAAGAGTGATAAAGATGGGAATGACACGGACGAAGATGATAAGAACGGCGGTACCGAAAGCGATATACATGGCAGCCCAGGAAAAGGTGGAAACAacgaaaacgaagatgaaaatgtGACGAATAGTGAGACGCCGAAGGATGAGACAAATGAATCACAAAATACGTCACAAGGAAATGAAAATTCCGAAACAAATGAAAATTCCGGAGCAAAGGAACTGAATTCAAATCAAGATAATCCCGAAGCAAATGAAGGAAATTCCGAAACACACAAAGATAATTCCGAAGCGAATGAAGGTAATCCCGAAGCAAATAAAGATAATTCCGAAGCAAATGAAGATAATTCCGAAGCAAATAAAGATAATTCCGAAACAAATGTAGATAATTCCGAAGCAAATAAAGATAATTCCGAAACACATAAAGATAATCGCGAAGCGAATGAAGATAACTCagagacaaataagaaaaattCCCAAGCAAACATGGACAATTCTCAAGATACAGAGACCACAACAGGTGACGCCAAGGATACAAAGGGGGAGAGTAAACATCATGATAACGAAGGGAATAGAGACGATAATTTGATAACGAAGGACGAAGAAGTGAGGAAAATAGACGCCGGGTACATGCTTCACGTTGGCGCCGAGTTTGATTCTTCACAAATGGAAGAGAATTTGGAATAA
- the LOC125035773 gene encoding uncharacterized protein DDB_G0271670-like, protein MNTVPGNLFVVSGKPRMYFLVVGDMRFVVQATSYFVKFSDKFIHSPFVSVLTVMVMINSQSRCQFLNSQNQACYTILKNYIKGDIDLEVLDENDVNILIISIFTNVTSNTSSISTNVTSNNSSHSNAVTSSNNSSISTTVSSNNSSTSNAVTSSNNSSISTTSTTVTSNNSSTYNAVTSSNNYSISTTVTSSNNSSSPPPVSSNTIHPTTSPPHTFHSTTSPPNTSSTLHHRHSSTPVPLHHQSPPTPVPPPPPSPLQHISHSTTSPPQHRSTSTTLTSNNSSISTTVTPTPVPPPPPSPLQHQFHSTTDHLSNTSSLTVTSNKSTSPVIQQFHSTTVTSSNTISTTVTSFNNSSTSTTVPSNTSSTSTTVTSNFHLHHRHLQQYSTSTAAISSNSSSIFIVVSSSNTSSTSSPVTSSNTANISTINIDTSNTIHVPIFTIITNNIIANAIITVHPSITSHVSIVAILHISITISIFAFTTTGRYICETEEQG, encoded by the exons ATGAACACTGTACCAGGGAATTTGTTCGTAGTCTCTGGAAAACCTCGTATGTACTTTCTTGTTGTGGGAGATATGCGTTTCGTAGTTCAGGCCACGAGTTATTTTGTGAAGTTTAGCGACAAG TTTATTCATTCACCGTTTGTCTCAGTTcttacggtgatggtgatgataaacagTCAGTCACGTTGTCAATTTTTGAACAGCCAAAACCAAGCCTGCTACACAATACTTAAGAATTATATTAAGGGTGATATAGATTTAGA ggtCCTTGATGAAAACGACGTGAATATTCTTATCAT TTCCATCTTCACCAACGTCACCTCCAACACCAGTTCCATCTCCACCAACGTTACCTCCAACAATAGCTCCCACTCCAACGCCGTCACCTCCTCCAACAATAGTTCCATCTCCACCACCGTCTCCTCCAACAATAGTTCCACCTCCAACGCCGTCACCTCCTCCAACAATAGTTCCatctccaccacc tccaccaccgtcacctccaaCAATAGTTCCACCTACAACGCCGTCACCTCCTCCAACAATTATTCCatctccaccaccgtcacctcctccAACAATAGTTCATCTCCACCACCTGTCTCCTCCAACACta TTCATCCCACCACGTCACCTCCACACACGTTCCACTCCACCACGTCACCTCCCAACACCAGTTCCACCCTCCACCACCGTCACTCCTCAACACCAGTTCCACTCCACCACCAGTCACCTCCAACACCAGTTCCACCCCCACCACCGTCACCTCTCCAACACATTTCCCACTCCACCACGTCACCTCCTCAACACCGTTCCACCTCCACCACACTCACCTCCAACAATAGTTCCATCTCCACCACCGTCACTCCAACAccagttccacctccaccaccgtcacctctCCAACACCAGTTCCACTCCACCACCGATCACCTCTCCAACACCAGTTCACTCACCGTCACCTCCAACAAGTCCACCTCCCCAGTCATCCAACAGTTCCactccaccaccgtcacctcctccaacacca tctccaccaccgtcacctccttCAACAAtagttccacctccaccaccgtcccctccaacaccagttccacctccaccaccgtcacctccaac ttccacctccaccatcgtCACCTCCAACAAta tTCCACCTCCACCGCCGCCATCTCCTCCAACAGTAGTTCCATCTTCATCGttgtctcctcctccaacaccagttCCACCTCCAGCCCCGTCACCTCCTCCAACACCGCCAATATCTCCACCATCAACATCGATACCTCCAACACCATCCATGTccccattttcactatcatcaccaacaacatcaTCGCCAACGCCATCATCACCGTCCATCCCTCCATCACCAGCCATGTTTCCATCGTCGCCATCCTCcatatctccatcaccatctccatcttcgCCTTCACCACCACCGGCAGATACATCTGTGAGACAGAGGAACAGGGATAa